A genomic stretch from Hypnocyclicus thermotrophus includes:
- the trmL gene encoding tRNA (uridine(34)/cytosine(34)/5-carboxymethylaminomethyluridine(34)-2'-O)-methyltransferase TrmL: MNIVLLEPEIPYNTGNIGRTCVLTNTNLHLIKPFGFSLDEKQIKRAGLDYWKDVKLYIHDSLEELIKANKNSNFYFATTKTKQKYSEVKYNKNDFIVFGPESRGIPEDILNKYKENNITIPMTPIGRSLNLSNSAAIILYEALRQIDFDFS; this comes from the coding sequence ATGAATATAGTTTTATTAGAACCAGAAATACCATATAATACAGGAAATATAGGAAGAACATGTGTTCTTACAAATACAAATTTGCATTTGATTAAACCTTTTGGTTTTTCTTTAGACGAGAAACAAATTAAAAGAGCAGGTCTTGATTATTGGAAAGATGTTAAGCTATATATACATGATAGTTTAGAAGAATTAATAAAAGCAAACAAAAATTCAAATTTTTATTTTGCTACAACTAAAACAAAACAAAAATATAGTGAGGTAAAATATAATAAAAATGATTTTATAGTATTTGGACCTGAATCAAGAGGGATTCCAGAAGATATATTGAATAAATATAAAGAAAACAATATTACTATTCCAATGACTCCTATAGGACGTTCATTAAATTTATCAAATTCTGCAGCAATTATTTTATACGAAGCACTTAGACAAATTGATTTTGATTTTTCTTAA
- a CDS encoding lytic transglycosylase domain-containing protein: MKKKKLFLILILVITAISIKLFYKIKYYEEIYFYSKKYNIEDKLLLAIIKVESNFNKEAISYKGAVGLMQIMPSTARWITKKYDFNREYDLLFPIDNIEIGTIYLNYLTKKFNGDLKNILIAYNAGSQRVYNDKWKDIKETKLYIYKVKIAYFFYKYIV, encoded by the coding sequence GTGAAGAAGAAAAAATTATTTTTAATATTAATATTAGTAATAACAGCTATAAGTATTAAATTGTTTTATAAAATTAAATATTATGAAGAAATATACTTTTATTCAAAAAAATATAATATAGAAGATAAATTATTATTGGCTATAATAAAAGTTGAAAGTAATTTTAATAAAGAAGCAATTTCTTATAAAGGAGCAGTAGGCCTTATGCAAATAATGCCTTCTACTGCTCGTTGGATAACTAAAAAATATGATTTTAATAGAGAGTATGATTTATTATTTCCTATTGATAATATTGAAATAGGAACTATATATTTAAATTATTTGACAAAAAAATTTAATGGGGACTTAAAAAATATATTAATTGCATATAATGCAGGCTCACAAAGAGTGTATAATGATAAATGGAAAGATATAAAAGAAACAAAATTATATATTTATAAAGTTAAAATTGCTTACTTTTTTTATAAATATATTGTTTGA
- a CDS encoding TM1266 family iron-only hydrogenase system putative regulator, which yields MNRIATLSIFIENKDSINKVNHILSEYSEIIISRMGIPYREKRISVIVLIIDGSNENIGALSGKIGNLNGVSVKTAMKK from the coding sequence GTGAATAGAATAGCAACCTTATCTATTTTTATTGAAAACAAAGATAGTATAAATAAAGTAAATCATATTCTATCAGAATATTCAGAAATTATTATTTCAAGAATGGGGATTCCTTATAGAGAAAAGAGAATATCTGTAATAGTATTAATAATTGATGGTAGTAATGAAAATATTGGTGCTCTTTCTGGTAAAATAGGCAATTTAAATGGAGTATCAGTAAAAACAGCAATGAAAAAATAG
- the hydG gene encoding [FeFe] hydrogenase H-cluster radical SAM maturase HydG has protein sequence MNKELLGTTWQEEVKAESFVNEELLETLLLETKNPSEEEFNAVMERAKHQERLTLKEVAILLNTEDKDKIQEIFHLAKSIKERVYGNRVVLFAPLYLGNKCTNLCTYCGFKATNQDTLRKTLSLEEERKEIEALIDEGHKRLILVYGTHPDYKADYIAETVKLAYSIKNGNGEIRRVNINAAPQTIEDYKLIKDAGIGTYQIFQETYHQETYKKVHIAGEKSNFKWRLFGLSRAMEAGLDDVGIGALFGLYNWKFEVLGLMQHVEHLEKEYNVGPHTISFPRLKEANGLLKNEKYLVNDDELKRIIAILRLAVPYTGLILTAREEPELRRECMELGVSQIDAGTQIELQGYSKHKREQDLKKEQFKIGDSRSLDEVMRELMQGGFTPSFCTACYRLGRTGEHFMEFSKPGFIHNFCTPNAVLTLAEYLEDYASEETKKIGYELIEKEIDKSNVKEDIKVTLKEKLEKVKIGQRDLYY, from the coding sequence ATGAATAAAGAATTATTAGGTACAACATGGCAAGAGGAAGTAAAGGCAGAAAGTTTTGTAAATGAAGAATTATTAGAAACATTATTATTAGAAACAAAAAATCCTAGTGAAGAAGAGTTCAATGCAGTAATGGAAAGAGCAAAACATCAAGAAAGATTAACTCTTAAAGAAGTAGCAATTTTACTAAATACTGAAGATAAAGATAAAATTCAAGAAATATTTCATTTAGCAAAATCGATAAAAGAAAGAGTGTATGGAAATAGAGTGGTGTTATTTGCACCTTTATATTTAGGAAATAAATGTACAAATTTATGTACATATTGTGGATTTAAAGCAACAAACCAAGATACATTAAGAAAAACACTTTCTTTAGAAGAAGAAAGAAAAGAAATAGAAGCTTTAATTGATGAAGGACATAAAAGACTTATACTAGTGTATGGAACACATCCTGATTATAAAGCGGATTATATTGCAGAAACAGTAAAATTAGCGTACTCAATAAAAAATGGTAATGGTGAGATAAGAAGAGTAAATATAAATGCAGCACCACAAACGATAGAGGATTATAAACTTATAAAAGATGCAGGAATAGGAACATATCAAATATTTCAAGAAACTTATCATCAAGAAACATATAAAAAAGTTCATATAGCAGGAGAAAAATCTAATTTTAAATGGCGATTATTTGGATTGAGTAGAGCAATGGAGGCAGGACTTGATGATGTAGGAATAGGAGCTTTATTTGGTTTATATAATTGGAAATTTGAAGTATTAGGACTTATGCAACATGTAGAACATTTAGAAAAAGAATATAATGTAGGACCACATACAATATCTTTTCCTAGATTAAAAGAAGCAAATGGATTATTAAAAAATGAAAAATATTTAGTTAATGATGATGAATTAAAAAGAATAATAGCAATATTAAGACTTGCAGTACCATATACAGGACTTATCCTAACTGCAAGAGAAGAACCAGAATTAAGAAGAGAATGTATGGAACTTGGAGTATCACAAATTGATGCAGGAACTCAAATAGAACTACAAGGATATTCAAAACACAAAAGGGAGCAAGATTTAAAAAAAGAACAATTTAAAATAGGTGATAGTAGAAGTCTTGATGAAGTAATGAGAGAACTTATGCAAGGAGGATTTACACCATCATTTTGTACAGCTTGTTATAGATTAGGGAGAACAGGTGAACATTTTATGGAGTTTTCAAAACCTGGATTTATTCATAATTTTTGTACTCCAAACGCTGTCCTTACATTAGCTGAATATTTAGAAGATTATGCAAGTGAAGAAACTAAAAAAATTGGATATGAATTGATAGAAAAAGAAATTGATAAATCAAATGTAAAAGAAGACATAAAAGTTACATTAAAAGAAAAATTAGAAAAAGTAAAAATTGGTCAAAGAGATTTATACTATTAG
- a CDS encoding aspartate ammonia-lyase, with protein sequence MNYRIEKDSLGQVKIEKNKYYGINTKRALENFEHKGKKLNLEIIKSMAIVKMAAAIANKKINKLDKKMADFIIESCEEIYSGKYNTEFPLYAIQGGAGTSINMNINEVIANIILEKMGYEKGRYDIVNPIEHINLSQSTNDVFPTAVKISVIRILRELINEVMKLQEILQEKETEFSNVFKIGRTQFQDAVPMSVGSEFSAYAEAVSRDRWRLYKIEERIRRINIGGTAIGTGVGASLKYRYYVSEELKRLTGYGLARAENLIDATQNMDVFVEVSSLLKTLAVNLNKMAKDLRILSSGPNAGLNEINLPKLQIGSSIMPGKINPVGPEFIQQIYFKIIGNDLTLTMACADGELELNAFTPIIAESILESIELLRDGIKVFAEKVVKGITVNKETCRKYVESSLTKATELIDKFGYEFLSEILKESNKTGKHYLDILKEKKLI encoded by the coding sequence ATGAATTATAGAATAGAAAAAGATAGTTTAGGACAAGTAAAAATAGAAAAAAATAAATATTATGGAATAAATACTAAAAGAGCTTTGGAAAATTTTGAACATAAAGGTAAAAAATTAAACTTAGAAATTATTAAATCTATGGCCATTGTAAAAATGGCTGCTGCTATTGCAAATAAAAAAATAAATAAATTAGATAAAAAAATGGCTGATTTTATAATAGAATCTTGTGAGGAAATATATAGTGGGAAATATAATACTGAATTTCCATTGTATGCTATACAAGGTGGTGCAGGAACTTCGATTAATATGAATATAAATGAAGTGATTGCAAATATTATATTAGAAAAAATGGGCTATGAAAAAGGAAGATATGATATAGTTAATCCTATTGAACATATAAATTTGTCTCAATCAACAAATGATGTTTTTCCTACTGCAGTGAAAATAAGTGTAATAAGAATTCTTAGGGAATTAATAAACGAAGTAATGAAATTACAAGAAATTTTACAAGAAAAAGAAACTGAATTTTCAAATGTATTTAAAATAGGAAGAACACAATTTCAAGATGCTGTACCAATGAGTGTAGGATCAGAATTTTCAGCTTATGCAGAAGCTGTCTCTAGAGATAGATGGAGATTATATAAAATAGAAGAAAGAATAAGAAGAATAAATATTGGTGGAACAGCAATAGGAACAGGAGTTGGAGCTAGTTTAAAATATAGATATTATGTAAGTGAGGAACTTAAAAGACTTACAGGATATGGATTAGCTAGAGCAGAAAATCTAATAGATGCAACACAAAATATGGATGTATTTGTAGAAGTATCTAGTTTATTAAAAACACTTGCGGTAAATTTAAATAAAATGGCAAAAGATTTAAGAATATTGTCTAGTGGACCAAATGCTGGATTAAATGAAATAAATCTCCCAAAATTACAAATAGGTTCTAGTATAATGCCAGGGAAAATAAACCCCGTAGGTCCTGAATTTATCCAACAAATATATTTTAAAATTATAGGGAATGATCTTACATTAACTATGGCTTGCGCAGATGGTGAATTAGAATTAAATGCATTTACACCAATAATTGCAGAATCTATATTAGAATCAATAGAGCTTTTAAGAGATGGGATAAAAGTATTTGCTGAAAAAGTTGTAAAAGGAATAACTGTAAATAAAGAAACATGTAGAAAATATGTAGAAAGTAGTTTAACAAAAGCAACAGAGCTTATTGATAAATTTGGATACGAGTTTTTATCTGAGATATTGAAAGAAAGCAATAAAACAGGAAAACATTATTTAGATATTTTAAAAGAAAAAAAATTAATTTAA
- a CDS encoding NAD(P)-dependent malic enzyme, with product MDIYKKALELHEKNKGKIEVISKINVKNKNDLTLAYSPGVAEPCREIVKNKENIYKYTSKGNLVAVVSDGSAVLGLGDIGPYAGLPVMEGKAILFKEFAGVNAVPLCLNTNDVDEIVKTVKLIAPNFGGINLEDISAPRCVEIERRLKEELDIPVFHDDQHGTAIVVTAALINAYRYLKKDITKATIVVNGIGAAGSAIIKMIKQLNPKNIIACDINGILNKNIHYENPLHNEIASITNNNLIKGSLATALKNADVFIGVSAPNIVTKDMIKSMNTDPVIFAMANPTPEIMPELAKKAGAKIIGTGRSDYPNQINNVLAFPGIFRGALDARAKTITEEMKIAAAYAIANVIPDEELADNYIIPDAFNKKVVENVANAIKKCVQ from the coding sequence ATGGATATATACAAAAAAGCGTTAGAATTGCATGAAAAAAATAAAGGAAAAATTGAAGTAATATCAAAAATTAATGTCAAAAATAAAAATGATTTAACTTTAGCATATTCTCCAGGAGTAGCAGAACCTTGTAGAGAAATAGTAAAAAATAAAGAAAACATTTATAAGTATACTTCTAAAGGAAATCTTGTTGCTGTAGTTAGTGATGGCAGTGCTGTTCTTGGACTTGGAGATATTGGTCCTTATGCTGGTCTACCTGTAATGGAAGGTAAAGCTATTTTATTTAAAGAATTTGCTGGTGTAAATGCTGTTCCTTTATGTTTAAATACAAATGATGTAGATGAAATAGTTAAAACTGTAAAACTTATTGCTCCAAATTTTGGTGGAATAAATTTAGAAGATATTTCAGCTCCCAGATGCGTAGAAATAGAAAGACGATTAAAAGAAGAGCTTGATATACCAGTATTTCACGATGATCAACACGGTACTGCTATAGTTGTAACTGCTGCACTAATAAATGCTTATAGATATCTTAAAAAAGATATTACAAAAGCTACTATAGTAGTAAATGGCATAGGTGCTGCTGGAAGTGCTATTATAAAAATGATAAAACAGTTAAATCCTAAAAATATAATAGCTTGTGATATAAATGGAATTTTAAATAAAAATATTCATTATGAAAATCCTCTTCATAATGAAATAGCATCAATTACTAATAATAATTTAATAAAAGGATCTTTAGCCACTGCTTTAAAAAATGCTGATGTATTTATTGGAGTATCTGCTCCTAATATAGTAACTAAAGACATGATAAAATCTATGAATACTGATCCAGTTATTTTTGCAATGGCCAATCCTACTCCTGAAATAATGCCAGAACTTGCAAAAAAAGCAGGAGCTAAAATAATTGGTACAGGTAGATCCGATTATCCTAATCAAATAAATAATGTATTAGCTTTTCCAGGAATATTTAGAGGTGCTTTAGATGCTAGAGCTAAAACCATTACTGAGGAAATGAAAATAGCTGCAGCATATGCTATAGCTAATGTTATACCAGATGAAGAATTAGCAGATAATTATATTATTCCAGACGCTTTTAATAAAAAAGTTGTTGAAAATGTAGCTAATGCAATTAAAAAATGTGTTCAATAA
- a CDS encoding Fe-S-containing hydro-lyase: MKITTPINPKSLESLKCGEKVYISGYIYTARDLAHKRLVKLLKNGKELPFNLKNQIIYYVGPAPAKPGDIIGPCGPTTSYRMDDYTPILLEHGLKAMIGKGPRNKKVKEAIKKNKAIYFAAVGGTAALLSKCVKSAELIAYEDLGTEAIRKLYVEDFPVFVVNDTYGNDLYETTCL, encoded by the coding sequence ATGAAAATTACAACACCTATTAATCCAAAAAGTTTGGAAAGCTTAAAATGTGGGGAAAAAGTATATATTTCAGGATATATATATACTGCAAGAGATTTAGCTCATAAAAGATTAGTTAAATTACTTAAAAATGGGAAAGAATTACCATTTAATTTAAAAAATCAAATAATTTATTATGTTGGTCCAGCTCCAGCAAAACCAGGAGATATTATAGGTCCATGTGGTCCAACAACAAGTTATAGAATGGATGATTATACTCCAATTTTACTTGAACATGGATTAAAAGCAATGATTGGAAAAGGGCCTCGAAATAAAAAAGTTAAAGAAGCTATTAAAAAAAATAAAGCTATTTATTTTGCAGCCGTTGGTGGGACTGCTGCTTTGCTTTCAAAATGTGTAAAAAGTGCTGAACTTATTGCATATGAAGACCTTGGAACAGAAGCTATAAGAAAATTATATGTAGAAGATTTTCCTGTTTTTGTAGTAAATGATACTTATGGTAATGATCTATATGAAACTACTTGTTTATAA
- a CDS encoding HAD family hydrolase has product MKHIKAIAFDLDGTLLKSNGKIDKETNLYIQKLINSGLKVIIATGRCLYDALPVKKELSLDTPLVTNNGSRIYYQDKLIKEYEIDKNIVNEILDLKIDNDIIPNLYYNEDWFVEKDIFIKEIVEYQEKTGYKYKISNFNNFRDKNITKLVYIGDHEKLLKLEKDIQSISNKIKTMFSTEYSLEIINANTSKAHAVFSILKNFNIDKHETIAFGDGFNDYELLNESGLGFIMGNAHYKLKESLPHLEVIDKNDNNGVLKKLINIFNI; this is encoded by the coding sequence ATGAAACATATAAAAGCTATCGCATTTGATTTAGACGGAACTTTACTTAAAAGTAATGGAAAAATTGATAAAGAAACAAATTTATATATACAGAAATTAATAAATTCTGGTTTAAAAGTAATAATTGCTACAGGTAGATGTTTATATGATGCTCTTCCTGTAAAAAAAGAATTATCTTTAGATACTCCTTTAGTTACAAATAATGGTAGTAGAATTTACTATCAAGATAAACTTATTAAAGAGTATGAAATAGACAAAAATATTGTTAATGAAATTTTAGATTTAAAAATTGACAATGATATTATTCCTAATTTATATTACAACGAAGATTGGTTTGTAGAAAAAGATATTTTTATAAAAGAAATAGTTGAATACCAAGAAAAAACAGGATATAAATACAAAATATCTAATTTTAATAATTTTAGAGATAAAAACATTACAAAACTAGTATATATTGGTGATCATGAAAAATTATTGAAATTAGAAAAAGATATACAATCTATAAGCAATAAAATAAAGACAATGTTTTCTACAGAATACTCTTTAGAAATTATTAATGCTAATACTTCAAAAGCTCATGCTGTATTTTCTATACTTAAAAATTTTAATATTGATAAGCATGAAACAATAGCTTTTGGTGATGGTTTTAATGATTATGAACTTTTAAATGAATCTGGTTTAGGATTTATTATGGGTAATGCACACTATAAATTAAAGGAAAGTTTGCCACATCTCGAAGTAATAGATAAAAATGATAATAATGGGGTATTAAAAAAACTAATAAATATTTTTAATATATAA